TCGGGTCGGTCTTTCGAAACGGCGACGTCGTTCTCACGAGTAACGACCCCTACGCCTACTGGCGCCACGTCGAGGTGTTGCGGCTGGAGTCGGTGGGGTTGTTCGACCTCGGATCGTTACCACCCGCGATCGCCGAGAGCGACGTCCTCTTCGTGGTCGTGCTCTGGTGGAGCGCGAGCCTGCTCGGAGTCGAAACCGCGACGGTGCTGGCGTGGTACCCGGTCGTCGCCGCCGTCGTCGGCGGCATCCTCCTCTATCTCCTCGCTGTCGAACTCACGGCCGACCGACGAGTCGGTATCGCGTCCGTCCTCTTTCTCGCGATCACGCCGACACACGCCGTCCGTACGTCGCTAGGTTTCGGCGATCACGACGGCTTCGACCTGCTCTGGCTGCTATCGATCACGCTCGCGCTGGTCGTCCTCGCGCAACAGCGACGCGACGGCCGGACGAACTGGGGGGCTGCGACCGCACTTGGCGTCTCTATCGCGGCCCAGACGATGGCCTGGCGAGGCGCACCGATCTTACTCGCCCCGCTCGGCCTGTCCGCCGCCGCCATCGTCGTCGACGACGTTCGCGCCGGTCGGTCCCCACTGCGAGCCAGCACCGGGCTGCTCGCGGGATTCGGTCTGGGTGGCCTCCTGACCGTCGCCGCCCACGTCCTGCTGGGATGGCTCCCGCTGTTTCGAGCGGTCGCGCCAGCGCTGCTCTGTCTGGGTGCCGCCATGCTCGTCGGCCTCGCAGACGTCGCGAGTCGATTCGGCTGGTCGACGCGCCGGTTCGTCCTCGCCGAAGGAGTCCTCGGCGGTGTCGGTCTCGCCGCCGTGCTCGTCGTGCCACCGCTGGCCGGCCCGCTCTCGGGATTCGTCAGGTACTTCGAGACGACAGGAACTCGAAACATCGCCGAGACCGCCTCGATGTTCAGCGCCGAACACGGATCGATCGCCGCGCCGATCTTCCTGTTCGGACTGCTGTTTTTCCTCGCGATTCCGGTACTGGGCTGGCTCACGTTCCGCACGTACCGCGACAGCGAGCCGGGCTGGCTCGTGATCGTCGTGTACGGCTGGTACTTCCTGGGGTTCGCTGTGGTTCAGCTCCGGTTTACCGTCGTTCTGGCCCCGTTCGTCGCACTGCTTTCGGGGCTGTCGTTCGTCCACGCGACCGCCTGGCTCGATCTCGCTCGACCGATCCCGCTGTTCGAACCGCCGGGCACGCACCCACGCCGAGGGATCGAAATTCCCGAGCCCCGGACGGCCGCCCTGGTCGTCGTCCTGTTCGTGCTCGTCGGCGGTCTCTGTTTCGTGCAAGCTCCCCTCAGCGTTCAGGAACTCCGGATCGAGGATTCGACCTACGAGACGGGCACGTGGCTCGAGGAGTACACCGCGGCAGAGAACCTGACCTATCCCGAGGACACCGTCCTCGCAGTGTGGGATCGGGTCCGGGTCTACAACTACTTCTCGACGTCGCGGTGGGAACCGGGGCGGTACTCCCGGGACTACAGCCGGATGCTTGCCAGCCAGGATCCGACGGGCTGGTATCAACGGTTGCACACCAACACTGGCTTGATCGTCCTGTCCGCACCCAACGTGAACGCGCCGTCCGGAACGGTCGAAGCCGCGCTGGCCCGACCACTCGACGCGACGCCCTCGCTGACGACATCTCACTACCGGCTCGTCACCCTCCGGCCCGGCGACCGGATCGCTATCTATCGACTCGTCGAGGGCTACCGGATCACGGGCACGGGGCCGGCGGAGTCGACGCTGCCGATCCGGGCGTCCGTCACCGTCGGGGATCGATCGTTCCCGTATCGACACACGGCGACGACGAACGAGAGCGGCCACTACGCGCTCACCGTCCCCTACGAGGGCCAGTACCGCGTCGGCAATCGGACGATTCGCTGCAGTGAGTCCGGTTGCGTCGCGGCCGGGTGAGACGACTGCACTCTCGGTGATCTGTTCTCGCCGGCTATCGATAGCCGAGCGACTCCAGCCGGGACTTGATCTCGGACCCGACTTCCACCCGAGGCGTCTCCCCGTCGAGTTGGCCCAATCGGTCGGCGACGAACTCGTCGAGCACCGTCCTGAGCGAATCGTAATCGTCGTCAGATCCGTCCTGCGTCTCGGCCAGCAGTTCGCCCGTCTCGGTCGCACGCTCTTGACGGAGTGAAGACTCGGCCGTGCGCACGGCGAATCGACGGACGCCCTGATCGCGTTCGACCGCGACGCTCGCGAACACGCACCGGTCCGGATCGACGCGCCTGGGTACGCCGTCGTCCAGCAGCGACGTTCCGGCCATCGCGTTCCGCGACAGGCCGACGCTCTCGGCCAGCGTCGGCGCGACGTCGAGCGTGCTCACTGGCGACTCGAAGGTCGCGGTCGCACCCTCGGGCGTCGAGACGAACAGCGGGACGTGCAGCAGTTCCTCGCGGAGACGCCGCGGATGCGAGAAGAGCCCGTCTTCGCCGAGGAGTTCACCGTGGTCGGCCGTGAGGACGACCAGTGACTCCGAGAGCAGATCCCTGTCGTCGAGGGCGTCCAGAAACACCCCGATTTCGGCGTCGAGACATCTGAGTTCGTCGTCGTAGGCGTCCGCCAGAAGCGTCCGCTGCTCGTCGGTGAGCGTCTCGGGGGCGTTCCAGCTCCGCCTGAACAGCGATTCGGATTCGCTGGCCGACAGCGATCGATCCGCAAACCGCTCTGCCGGCGGGTGGTAGGGACCGTGGACGTCCATGTAGTGATTCCAGCAGAAGAACGGTTCGTCGTCTCCCGAGTCGATCCAGGAGAGGGCGCGCTCGTTGACCTCCGGGGCGCGGGCGTAGTACTCCCCGCGATCGAAGACGTACTTTTCGAGCGCCTTCTGGGCGAGCGCCAGCAGGCGGTTGCTACCGAGATACAGGTCGTCGAAGAACGCTTCGAACCCCTGGTCGTACCCGTACGCCCGGGAGAGAAACGGATTCGAGTGGAACGCGCCCGTTCGATAGCCCGCCTCCCGGAGGCGAGACGGAAGGGGATCGTCGAGTTGGCGATAGCCGTTGGCCGCGAACGCTTCCGGCCAGCGCCCGGTGACGATCGGCGGTGCAGCCTCCCGCGTCTGCGTGCTCACGGCGTAGGCCTGTGTGTAGTCGAGGTTCGCCTCGGCGAATCGATCGATTTCGGGTGTTGTCGGTCGGTCGTATCCTCTCGCGGAGAGGTGATCCGCCCGGAGGGCGTCGACGGTCAGGAGGACGAGGTTCGGCCGGGTCACGCTCGCTCACCCCGGTCGCGCTGTGGGATCGGCCGCTGTCCTTGTCCGACATCGTTCGTGCCGGGGACGTTGGCCGAGGACGGCCGTGCGCGGTCGTCCGCCAGGAGGGCGCGCTCACCCCAGCGTTTCAGCGCGACTACCACGCCGAACGCACCCGGGACGAACGTGCTGGCGTAGACGAGCAAGCGGCCAGCGGTCGGCTCGCGCTCGAAGGACTGGCGAACGTGGCGCCGCCCGGTACGCCGTGATCCCTCGAATAGAGCGGCGAGGCCGACCGTCCAGTGGTGGCTGGCCATCGAGGCGTTCCAGCAGCCGCGATCCCGAATCGTCGACTCGTGTTTCTCTCTGACGGCCGTGAGGTCGCGCGCCGCAGTCGCGGGATCGCGAGAGAGGGCGTCGTCGTGGATCGTCCGGTAACAGAGTACCTCCTGGAGCGTCTCGAAGCGCCAATTCTCGGCAATTCGAAGGTACAGATCCCAGTCCTGTTTGGCCGCCAGGGACTCGTCGAACCCGCCGACATCCTCCAGGCAGGCCCGCCGGACGACGATCCGCGACGGTGAGCCGACGACGTTTCGCCGACACAGCGCCTCGCGGAGGTCGCCCGTCGGCTTCGAACGCTCGGCCCGGAGGAGGTCACCCGTCGGCGAGACCGACGAGAGCAAGGAACTGACGACGCCGACGTCGTCGTCACAGCGGTCGAACGCCGCCAGTTGGTGGTGGAGTTTCCGCTCGTGCCAGCGGTCGTCGTCGTCCAGGAACGCGACGAAATCGCCGGATGAGGCTTCGATTCCGGTGTTCCGGGCCGCAGACAGACCCCGGTTTTCCTCGTGACGCTGGAGTGAGACTCGCGTCGACCGATCGGCGTACTTGTCGACGATGTCCGCGGCCGCGTCGGTCTCCGAGCCGTCGTCGACGACGACGACTTCGACGGGATCGTACGTCTGCCCGAGGGCCGTCTCGATCGCGCCCGGCAAGTACGAGGGCCGGTCGTAGGTCGGGATCACGACACTCACCAGCGGTTGCTCCGAGTCCTCGTTCACCCCAGTCGGGCTTTCCACAGCATTCTCACCCCGTCGTCCATCCATTGGATTGTCACTCGTCGGCGACGGTCTTGTAAATGTCGAGTATCGAACGGGCCACGTCGTCCCAGTGGAACCGCTGTTCGATCCGCTCGCGGTTCCGCCGGGCGACGGCCGCGCGCTCGTCCGGACGGTCCAGGTAGTGTTCGATCGACTCGGCAACGCGCCGTGGCTCGGGCGATTCGGGCAGGAGTCGTCCGTTCGTCCCCTGTTCGACTGCGTCGGGAATCGCCCCGACCTCGGTCGCCACGACGGGGGTACCGGCGGCCATCGCCTCCAGAACGACGGTCGGAAGCCCTTCCCACGTCCCGAGGAACGCGAAGACCGTGGCGGCCTGGTAGGCCGCTTGCAACTCCTCGAACGGGAGGTTCGACAGGAACTGGGTCCGATCGTCGGCCCGATTTCGGAGGTCGTCGAGGACCGACTGTTTGCCCGTTCCAACCACCAGCGCCTGCAGCTCTCGATCCGGCAGGTGATCGACGATTGCGTCGACGAAGCGCCGAGGGTTCTTCTCGGGAGTCAGGCGACTCACGTACAGGAGCGTCGGGACATCCGGGTCGAGTCGGTATCGCTCGCGAAACTGCGCCAGTGTCGCGTCCGAGACGGCGAACGTCTCGG
The Halapricum salinum genome window above contains:
- a CDS encoding STT3 domain-containing protein — translated: MDDLRGVTESLLAERPELEPEFRALLAVDADGPWTFDDVPLDSGTFGEVVSRGLVEEAAEGYRLADRAAIQAAIEDEAADADPDRSADPENRVAKVTDRLRAVRPSIDRRAGLALVVALACLVAIRAGFGFGSVFRNGDVVLTSNDPYAYWRHVEVLRLESVGLFDLGSLPPAIAESDVLFVVVLWWSASLLGVETATVLAWYPVVAAVVGGILLYLLAVELTADRRVGIASVLFLAITPTHAVRTSLGFGDHDGFDLLWLLSITLALVVLAQQRRDGRTNWGAATALGVSIAAQTMAWRGAPILLAPLGLSAAAIVVDDVRAGRSPLRASTGLLAGFGLGGLLTVAAHVLLGWLPLFRAVAPALLCLGAAMLVGLADVASRFGWSTRRFVLAEGVLGGVGLAAVLVVPPLAGPLSGFVRYFETTGTRNIAETASMFSAEHGSIAAPIFLFGLLFFLAIPVLGWLTFRTYRDSEPGWLVIVVYGWYFLGFAVVQLRFTVVLAPFVALLSGLSFVHATAWLDLARPIPLFEPPGTHPRRGIEIPEPRTAALVVVLFVLVGGLCFVQAPLSVQELRIEDSTYETGTWLEEYTAAENLTYPEDTVLAVWDRVRVYNYFSTSRWEPGRYSRDYSRMLASQDPTGWYQRLHTNTGLIVLSAPNVNAPSGTVEAALARPLDATPSLTTSHYRLVTLRPGDRIAIYRLVEGYRITGTGPAESTLPIRASVTVGDRSFPYRHTATTNESGHYALTVPYEGQYRVGNRTIRCSESGCVAAG
- a CDS encoding sulfatase, with the translated sequence MTRPNLVLLTVDALRADHLSARGYDRPTTPEIDRFAEANLDYTQAYAVSTQTREAAPPIVTGRWPEAFAANGYRQLDDPLPSRLREAGYRTGAFHSNPFLSRAYGYDQGFEAFFDDLYLGSNRLLALAQKALEKYVFDRGEYYARAPEVNERALSWIDSGDDEPFFCWNHYMDVHGPYHPPAERFADRSLSASESESLFRRSWNAPETLTDEQRTLLADAYDDELRCLDAEIGVFLDALDDRDLLSESLVVLTADHGELLGEDGLFSHPRRLREELLHVPLFVSTPEGATATFESPVSTLDVAPTLAESVGLSRNAMAGTSLLDDGVPRRVDPDRCVFASVAVERDQGVRRFAVRTAESSLRQERATETGELLAETQDGSDDDYDSLRTVLDEFVADRLGQLDGETPRVEVGSEIKSRLESLGYR
- a CDS encoding glycosyltransferase family 2 protein, with the protein product MDGRRGENAVESPTGVNEDSEQPLVSVVIPTYDRPSYLPGAIETALGQTYDPVEVVVVDDGSETDAAADIVDKYADRSTRVSLQRHEENRGLSAARNTGIEASSGDFVAFLDDDDRWHERKLHHQLAAFDRCDDDVGVVSSLLSSVSPTGDLLRAERSKPTGDLREALCRRNVVGSPSRIVVRRACLEDVGGFDESLAAKQDWDLYLRIAENWRFETLQEVLCYRTIHDDALSRDPATAARDLTAVREKHESTIRDRGCWNASMASHHWTVGLAALFEGSRRTGRRHVRQSFEREPTAGRLLVYASTFVPGAFGVVVALKRWGERALLADDRARPSSANVPGTNDVGQGQRPIPQRDRGERA
- a CDS encoding glycosyltransferase family 4 protein, whose amino-acid sequence is MDVAQVTHCYRPSIGGIENYVHRLTESARANGHTVTTYTTDLSTRNDDSPLTTASDVYYCETTASLLRNPLSLELHRRVRSSDHDLYHLHSPWFLSTLSAAHAIPEDAPVVMTVHGANIKATGPLVRGLDLAYRPLAGYVFERVDHTIALGVPERQYLLDRFDLQPSAVSVVPNGIYPETFAVSDATLAQFRERYRLDPDVPTLLYVSRLTPEKNPRRFVDAIVDHLPDRELQALVVGTGKQSVLDDLRNRADDRTQFLSNLPFEELQAAYQAATVFAFLGTWEGLPTVVLEAMAAGTPVVATEVGAIPDAVEQGTNGRLLPESPEPRRVAESIEHYLDRPDERAAVARRNRERIEQRFHWDDVARSILDIYKTVADE